Genomic DNA from Bacteroides zhangwenhongii:
AATGGATATAACCGACTACATTGTCGATATTCCCGTCGTATACGATTATCTTGGAGATACCGGACTCTATGAAACGGTTTTTCAGTTCGTCCAACGAGGTTGTCAGATCGACAGCTACCACCTCCGTACGCGGAACAATGCAGTCGCGTATTTTTATATTCGAGAAATCAAGCGCGTTCTGAAATATTTTCACCTCCGTGTCCAGCTCTTCTTCATTCTCGGCATTGTCGATACTACTCTGTACAAAGTAATCCAGATCGACTTTTCCGAATGCGATATCAGACGCTTCCTTATTCACCTTCATACCAAAAATGCGAAGAAACAAACAAGACAGTCCGGAGGACAATTTGGAGACGGGATACAAAATAATGTAACAGACAATAAGCGGAACGGCAAAAACATTCAGTACTAGATTAGGATTGATCTTGAACAATGTTTTCGGCAAAAACTCTCCGGTTACCAGGATGATTAAGGTAGAGATAACGGTCTGCGCCAGTACCATAAGGAAGTGATTTTCTATGAATCCCGACAATAAATTGTCTCCGATAATCTGTGCCATCAGAATACCGTAGATAACCAAGGCTATATTATTGCCCACCAGCATAGTGGAGATAAACTCATTCGGATTCTTGAAAAAGACAGACAGGATGCGGGAAGTGACTCCCCCTTTACGTTCCATTTCAAAGCGCAGTTTGTCTACCGAGACAAAAGCTATCTCCATCCCCGAAAAGAAGGCGGAGAAAACCATAGTGATAATTAGAGAGATATAAATATTCATAGCTTATTTCACAGAATCTTTTTTCACGGAATCCGGCAAGGCTTTCAGTTCCGGCTGCGTAGTGCCCGCTTCATCATCCACATAGAAAATACCCTCTATATTGTGAATGGTGTAAACTGTCATTTGCTGGTTGGAGTCGAAGCCATGTCCGGTGATAGTACGGTCCGGCTGCTGAATACGTATAAACTTGTCGGAATACACCTTCTGGGTAGCTTCGTTCCAATATAACAATTCCGTATTGAAACGTTCGCCTTTCCGGTTCTGTATATCTACGTTCCCTATCAGCTTCCAAAGCCTTTCTTTGTCATAGTAGTAGGCAGTATCCGCTTTGATACTGGCTTCTATATGAAAGATAGAGTCAAACTGCTCCAGATATACTCCTTTTTCAAATGCCCAATAAGAAGGTTTCTTTCGGTCGAACATCTGCCACTCTTCCGTTTTCACTCTATAACGTGTCACTCCGGAATCGGATATAAGGGTAGTGACCCCTAGCGTACTCATCATCGGAAGAGAATCCCGTTCAGTGATAGCTTCACCTATCGCTTTCGACTTGCCGCCACAGGAAGGAAATAAAAGAAGCATAACAATTGTCCCCAGGACAATTGTTATGCTCATGCTTTCATGCAATAAACGTTTTCTTCGTTTTCGCAACATACATTTATCTAATCGTTGTAGTCTCTCCGATCCAACCGCCGATAGTGATGCGGTCACCGGCTTTATAACCCAACATGAAAAGGTCTTTAGCCTGCGGAGTATGAGCAGAATATCTGCCAATCAACTTGTTCGCTTCTTCAGCCACACTAGGATCTACCGCCTTTGCACGTTGCAGTTTGTCAATCACTGCAAAATAGGTACACTTGTTCAGAGCGGATTCATCGCTCCAGTTAGGACTCATCGCATAAAGGTTAGCGATCAGAATGTAAGGAGCACCATAATTTTCGTTGAAGCTGATGGCCTTCTGGCAATAAGATCTAGCCTGAGACAGTTTCTTGGCGGAAGCCAATACCGCTGCTGCCGCATACGCCTTTTCCGCTTTCTTCAAATTGTCAGTCTCCAAGTTCACCGCTTCGTCAAAGAACTTCACAGCACTGTCGATATCACCTTTCTTGAATGCCTGATATGCACATCCTGTGGCAGCTTCGGCAGTAGGTTCCATTTTATAAGCATAGAATGATGCCTGCAGATATGCTTCACTTTCAGTACATTTCATCATTTTCATAATATCGATTACTTTCTTCAAGTATGCCAGATCCGTTTGGTTAGCTTCCACCTTCGGTCCGTAAATGCCTTGCAATGATTCACAATCGGCAGTTCCGCTATTAACGAACAAAGCGACCAAGTTATCTTTGATACCCATATAGGCTTTCTTCTTTGATTCCTTAGTTTCGGCAGCAATAGCCGCATCTGCATACTCGGAAGCAGCCAGATAATCCTGAATGAATTGTTCCTTATGAGTAGGATCCGCTTTCAGCTTATCCAATGACATCTGCAAGAAATAGAACAAAGTAGCGGCAGCCGACTCGCCTTTCACAGCGTTAACAGATTGGCTCAACCACTGATAAGCCTGATTTACGTCTAACTTCGGAGCAAAAGCGATATAATCTACAGCCTTGATACCCAATGCTTCTTCAGGAGAAGAGACCTTTGTTCCCTTAGCCAAGAAGTCAGGCGTATATTTGATACGCAAATCGTGCGTATTCATCAGTTCATTAAAGTATTTCTGATAATCCGGATTGTTTCTGTCCTTGATTTGTCCCATCAAGCCTTTCAGAATTTTATATCCGTCCGTAAAAGTATAGAAACGAAGCGTCGGGCAATTTTCCAACACAGCTTTCCATGGAGTATACGCATCTTTAAAGTTACCTGCACGCACAGCTTCATGCGAGATACTACTGTTTGAATTACAGTTCGCATCCTGTGCTACCACAGTAGTCGCCCCTGCTGAAAGGAACAACATAGCCACAAGCGTTTTAATCTTCATTGTATTTAAATTTTAGTTGTTATTATAAAGTCGTCTATTCTCTCTCACTTTGTTGCAAC
This window encodes:
- the lptC gene encoding LPS export ABC transporter periplasmic protein LptC, producing MSITIVLGTIVMLLLFPSCGGKSKAIGEAITERDSLPMMSTLGVTTLISDSGVTRYRVKTEEWQMFDRKKPSYWAFEKGVYLEQFDSIFHIEASIKADTAYYYDKERLWKLIGNVDIQNRKGERFNTELLYWNEATQKVYSDKFIRIQQPDRTITGHGFDSNQQMTVYTIHNIEGIFYVDDEAGTTQPELKALPDSVKKDSVK
- a CDS encoding hemolysin family protein, with translation MNIYISLIITMVFSAFFSGMEIAFVSVDKLRFEMERKGGVTSRILSVFFKNPNEFISTMLVGNNIALVIYGILMAQIIGDNLLSGFIENHFLMVLAQTVISTLIILVTGEFLPKTLFKINPNLVLNVFAVPLIVCYIILYPVSKLSSGLSCLFLRIFGMKVNKEASDIAFGKVDLDYFVQSSIDNAENEEELDTEVKIFQNALDFSNIKIRDCIVPRTEVVAVDLTTSLDELKNRFIESGISKIIVYDGNIDNVVGYIHSSEMFRAPKDWHDNVKQVPIVPETMSAHKLMKLFMQQKKTIAVVVDEFGGTSGIVSLEDLVEEIFGDIEDEHDNTSYICKQIDEHEYVLAARLEIEKVNETFGLDLPESDDYLTVGGLILSQYQSFPKLHEVIQIGRYQFKIIKVTATKIELVRLKVLE